The nucleotide sequence AGAAATAAGACAGCACAAAACTTTAAGTCACTCATTCAATCAATGACTGATGGGTCTTCTTTAGTTATTTCCTCTCTTTACAGGACAGACGTTTTTTACACTGCCAATCAAGATCATTCAGAACAAATTCTCAAACTTTGGGCTCTTCAAGAAGACGCTTTTGACTCAACGAAACTCACGATAGTGAGTGGAAGAGATAATGCTTTAGAGCTATTCTTTACTTCGCTTGTTTCTTTCAGCTCTGCAAATAAATGGTATCAAGCCCACCTTAAAGAGTTTCGCCATGCTTGCTCAATGGATCAAAACAACCCGATATTAAAAGATTTGAAGCTTTGTGAGCAATACCTACAAAAGTCTCATCAAACAATTTCACGGCCTATCTCAGGATCTCAATCGGGAGATTTGTTACCTAGCAAAGAAGTCTTCGAAGATCTGTTACAACACATAAACGACTTTCTGAATTGATTCATACATTTTCTGCCTGAACGTATCATTCATGGTATTTTTCGTTGACCCTCTTTTTTTTGATCAAGCCATTTTTACTGTTTGTAGAATATTTGAGAGTGATCATCTATTCTCTGATTTCCCTATTAATTATTTATTTAGATTACTTTATAATCTCTACATTCCCCTAATGGATTAATTAGCAGCACTTTAGCGAATTATCCATTCGGTGAAAAAACTGTATTTATGAAATCCTTTATTCTAAGTATCAGGCAGAAAATGCTTCTGCTTATCCTTGGCATCACTATCATCATCTATTTAATAACGGTAGGATATATAGCATTCTCTCTCAGAAAAAATGCGATCGATGAAGCAAAAAAATTGGCTGACACTTCTGCAATTCAGAAAGCCAATTTGATCAATTCCAAATTTGAGCGATTTCTGAGTATCTCGCGTACTATAGAAGCGTTGATTAAAAATAAGAACGTTTTAAATCCAAGCGAAAGGCTTTCCTATCAGAACAACATACTACAGAATATATTAAGGTATACTCCAGGCCTGGAAACGATCTGGATTAGTTGGGACATGGAATCTATTGATCCTGAATGGCCTCACGAGCATGGAAGAGAACGGCATGTCTATGTAAACACCCCAGCTGGTGAGAAAATGGTACATGATACTACCGATATTGAAAGCTATGATCCGAATAACTTTTATTACATCATCAAAGGAGAAGGAAAAGAAGGGCTTGCCGAACCATATGACTTTGATGCGAATAACGTGCTTTCTAATGATGTTGTTTTAGGGACTTCTGCTGTGGTCCCAATCATGCAAAATGGAAAACATCTAGGTCAAGTTGGCGTGGATATAGGGCTCGGAGATTATACAGCTATGACCAGCTATGATGCTTTTGAAAACAGTTATGCTTTTGTGCTTTCTGCAAAAGGATTGTTGGTGGCTTTTCCTGACTCAGAATTTATCTTCAAATACATTGATCAGGTTTCATTTATGAAAGATCAAAATATTCTTTCTGCCAAAGAAAAGATTGAGTCTGGACAATCTTTTTCATTTGTTGCTTACGATAGCAATGTTTCCAATGAATCCGTTTATGTCACAATGGCTCCAGTAAGCGCTGGTAACAAATTTTGGGCTGTGGGTACGGTGGTGCCTTTTTCTGAAATTGTAAGAACCTTTAATTCTATTTTTATTACAACCATTGTTGTTGGCCTCATTGGCTTAGTGCTTTTAACAACTTTGATCATAAGAATGTCTTCCAACATATCCAACGCATTTGAAAGCTTCAATGATGTTCTTAAAAGACTGGCTAGAGGCGAATCCATCACCACCAAAAAAATGGAAGTCGCTCGCACAAAAGAGCTTTTACAAATGTCCGCCTCGATAAATGTTTTAGCAACCGAGCTTGATAAAAAGGCCAATTTTTCCCAACAAATTGGAATCGGAAATTTGGATTCTGATTTTGTGGCTGCTAGCGACGAAGACCTTTTGGGCAACTCACTTCTAAAAATGAGAGAAAATTTAACTTCGATCGTCAATAATGCAAAAGATGTAGTACTTGAAGCAGGTGAAAACGGAAACTTCTCAAAGAGAATACATGCAGAAGATAATTTTGGAACATGGACGGAGCTCATTCAGACAATCAATAATCTACTCGATTCAATTTCAGAACCAGTAAGCAACATAAATGAGGTAATTGGCAGTATGTCAAATGGCGATTTGGCAGTAAGGTATTCTCGGGAAGAAAAAGGAGAAATGAAGAAATTGACGGATAATCTAAACATTGCATTGGACAGTTTAAACTCAATTCTTGTAAGAGTCTCAGAAAAAACCGACTCTGTGAGAGAGTTTACACAGGAAATAATGATTACCAATCAAGAAATGAAGTCAACTTCATCTGAAATTGCTGCTGCAATGGCACAAATAAGCAATGGAAGTGGAGTACAGGTTCAAAAGGTTGATCAGTCATCAACACTTGTTGAAAAAGTCCTTCAGTCTTCTTCAGTCATGAATGAGCAGATGACCGCCATCAATCAGGCTGCTGAGAATGGAAAGGAAAATAGTGATGCTGGCCTTAAATTGATCAAAGAAGTAGGAGAGAGTATGAGCGAGATCAAGCGAGTTGCTACCGAGACTGGCGAGTCGATCACTATTCTAGACGATAGGTCTAAGGAAATTGGAAGAGTCATGAGTGTAATCACTGATATTGCAGCACAAACAAACCTACTTGCACTTAATGCAGCTATAGAAGCTGCTCAAGCTGGAGATGCAGGAAGAGGCTTTGCCGTAGTAGCAGAAGAGATACGTAAACTGGCCGAAGACTCTCGAAACTCTGCCAAGGATATTGAGAAGTTAATTGGTGATGTACAGAACGATACTCAAACAGCAGTTGAGAAAATACAGCACATGAACCAAACGATTGAAGGGGGAACAAGTGCCTCCTCTAATGCTTCTAACGCATTTCAAGAAATCACAAAAAGTTCTAGTCATACACTAGGGCTCTCTGAAGAGATCCTTGAGTCCACCAAGCTTCAGATGGACAGCATAAAAGAAGTGGTTTCAATCATGGAAGGAGTAGTGGTGATTGCTGAGCAAACTGCTGCTGGTGCAGAAGAAGTAGCCAGTTCCTCTTCTGAATTATCTGCTGGCATGATTAACTATGCCGAAAAATCGGAACAGGTCACAAACATAGTTGATGAACTAAAAGAGGGAATGGAGGCTTTCCGTCTGCTTCAAAAGAATTAAGCTGCTCCCCCCCTTTCTAAACAGGCATGATTCATGCTTTTATTTCAATCAAATGATTGAAAACCTGATAAAGCCTTGAATTATGGAAGTTAAGAAAAACAAAAAGTATGATCTAGAAGCCAAGAAGCCTTTATTCTTTGGAATAGGGATGATTATTTCACTCTCATTAACGCTTGTTGCTTTTGAATGGAAGTCACCAATAGATCCAATAGTTGATTTTATACCTATAGAAAATGACACCTATGACGAAATACTGATCCCACCAACCGTACATACTCCACCTCCGCCTCCACCACAGTCCATTCCAATTATTAAATCAACAAACGAAGAATCGAAAGAGGAACCGGATATCATTATCGATATTGATATCTTAGATGAAGATCCCATTGTAATCCTTATCCCGACAGAAGTTCCTGATGAAAAACCCGATGAGGTTATACGTTCATATGCAGAGGTGATGCCTTCCTTTGAAGGTGGAATTCAAAAATTTTATTCGTTCATTAGTGATCGCATGAAATACCCTCGAGCAGCATCTAAATTGGGAATTGAGGGAAAGGTATTTGTGCAGTTTATTGTAGGAAAAGATGGCTTACTTTCCGACATCCATGTAGTAAAAGGGATTGGTTCTGGTTGTGACGAAGAGGCATTGCGAGTAATGAACCTTGTACCAAAATTTATACCTGCTAAGCAGGGTGACGTTCGAGTACCAATCAAAATGATTGTCCCTATCACATTTAAATTGCAATAACTAAAACTGTACAGTTGGGGCTTCTTCAGCTCCTTCTGTTGCTTCGTAAAGTGGCTTACGCTCAAAACCAAACATTCCAGCTAGCATCGTGTTCGGAAATTTTCTGATGTAGGTATTATACGATTTCGTTTTCTCATTGTAGCGTGTTCTCGCGACTGAAATTCTATTTTCAGTTCCTTCCAATTGTGCTTGAAGCTCCAAAAAGTTTTGATTGGATTTAATATCCGGATAGCGCTCCACTGTAACTAGTAATCTTGAAAGGGCGGAATTCAAATTAGACTGTGCATTAGCGAAATTCTGCATAGCCTGTGCATCGAGATTAGAAGGGTCTATTTGAATACTTGATGCTTTAGAGCGTGCTTCAGTCACCTGCGTCAGTACCTCTTTCTCTTGCTCAGCAAAACCTTTTACAGTATTTACCAGATTAGGAATAAGGTCATATCTTCTCTGATACTGTGTTTCTACATTCGCCCACTCGGTATTTACCTCCTCGTCTAAAACCACCATCTGATTGTACTTACCTGCAAAAAAGTTGTAAACCAGAAATAGAACTACAACAATGATCAGAATCGTAATTAGTCGCTTATTCATCTTATTTTGTTATTTTGATCGAAGATATGAAATCATACCTAAAATCAATAGTCTTGGTAGTGTGCACTACCGTCTTTACTCTTCCACTTTGGAGTCAAGAGCAACCCATTCCTAAACTCAACGAACGGGTTACTGATTTGGCTGAACTCTTAAATGAATCTGAAGAAAGCTTTCTAATCAATCAGTTGAAAAGCCTTGAAGAACGAAAAGGTAGTCAAATAGCCATTCTTACTATTGGAACAACCAAACCAGAAACCATCGAACAGTTTTCTATTCGCGTAGTAGATCAATGGAAAATAGGCAGAGAAGATATAGACGATGGAATATTGCTCATCATTGCTAAAAATGATCGTAAGGTGAGAATTGAAGTAGGCTATGGATTAGAAGGAGCAATCACTGATGCATACGCCAAGCGAATTATTAACAATATCATCGTTCCGCACTTTCGTGATGGAGACTACTATTTAGGAATAGAAGAAGGTGTGGAATCAATTATCTCTTTGATTGACGGAGAAGAATTACCGGAAGTAACAAGTAGCAGCTCCGCTTCTGGAAATCAAAAAAGCCTTGGGCTTCTCTCTTTTATTGGTATCATCATTCTCATATTTACTGCTGTGATTTTAAAAGTTGTTTTGACCAAAAAGCTTGGTAACGCTAAAAGCAATTTGATTATCATTCCTGTTGTT is from Marinobacter alexandrii and encodes:
- a CDS encoding methyl-accepting chemotaxis protein — translated: MKSFILSIRQKMLLLILGITIIIYLITVGYIAFSLRKNAIDEAKKLADTSAIQKANLINSKFERFLSISRTIEALIKNKNVLNPSERLSYQNNILQNILRYTPGLETIWISWDMESIDPEWPHEHGRERHVYVNTPAGEKMVHDTTDIESYDPNNFYYIIKGEGKEGLAEPYDFDANNVLSNDVVLGTSAVVPIMQNGKHLGQVGVDIGLGDYTAMTSYDAFENSYAFVLSAKGLLVAFPDSEFIFKYIDQVSFMKDQNILSAKEKIESGQSFSFVAYDSNVSNESVYVTMAPVSAGNKFWAVGTVVPFSEIVRTFNSIFITTIVVGLIGLVLLTTLIIRMSSNISNAFESFNDVLKRLARGESITTKKMEVARTKELLQMSASINVLATELDKKANFSQQIGIGNLDSDFVAASDEDLLGNSLLKMRENLTSIVNNAKDVVLEAGENGNFSKRIHAEDNFGTWTELIQTINNLLDSISEPVSNINEVIGSMSNGDLAVRYSREEKGEMKKLTDNLNIALDSLNSILVRVSEKTDSVREFTQEIMITNQEMKSTSSEIAAAMAQISNGSGVQVQKVDQSSTLVEKVLQSSSVMNEQMTAINQAAENGKENSDAGLKLIKEVGESMSEIKRVATETGESITILDDRSKEIGRVMSVITDIAAQTNLLALNAAIEAAQAGDAGRGFAVVAEEIRKLAEDSRNSAKDIEKLIGDVQNDTQTAVEKIQHMNQTIEGGTSASSNASNAFQEITKSSSHTLGLSEEILESTKLQMDSIKEVVSIMEGVVVIAEQTAAGAEEVASSSSELSAGMINYAEKSEQVTNIVDELKEGMEAFRLLQKN
- a CDS encoding energy transducer TonB, with product MEVKKNKKYDLEAKKPLFFGIGMIISLSLTLVAFEWKSPIDPIVDFIPIENDTYDEILIPPTVHTPPPPPPQSIPIIKSTNEESKEEPDIIIDIDILDEDPIVILIPTEVPDEKPDEVIRSYAEVMPSFEGGIQKFYSFISDRMKYPRAASKLGIEGKVFVQFIVGKDGLLSDIHVVKGIGSGCDEEALRVMNLVPKFIPAKQGDVRVPIKMIVPITFKLQ
- a CDS encoding LemA family protein, translated to MNKRLITILIIVVVLFLVYNFFAGKYNQMVVLDEEVNTEWANVETQYQRRYDLIPNLVNTVKGFAEQEKEVLTQVTEARSKASSIQIDPSNLDAQAMQNFANAQSNLNSALSRLLVTVERYPDIKSNQNFLELQAQLEGTENRISVARTRYNEKTKSYNTYIRKFPNTMLAGMFGFERKPLYEATEGAEEAPTVQF
- a CDS encoding TPM domain-containing protein, with protein sequence MKSYLKSIVLVVCTTVFTLPLWSQEQPIPKLNERVTDLAELLNESEESFLINQLKSLEERKGSQIAILTIGTTKPETIEQFSIRVVDQWKIGREDIDDGILLIIAKNDRKVRIEVGYGLEGAITDAYAKRIINNIIVPHFRDGDYYLGIEEGVESIISLIDGEELPEVTSSSSASGNQKSLGLLSFIGIIILIFTAVILKVVLTKKLGNAKSNLIIIPVVFLIFWIMVSLSTAIFVSLFSLVFLNMKSNGGRRGGGGFYGGYSGGFSGGGFSGGGGFSGGGGGFGGGGASGGW